A single Anatilimnocola floriformis DNA region contains:
- a CDS encoding Gfo/Idh/MocA family protein — MQPVKIGVVGLGRFGRLHALTLAKLAEAELVGLVARRQESLAAVANELPGVRGWTDLSRAIAESDAEAWVVACSTAEHVAVTSALLRAGKCVLLEKPIADNLADAQQLSSLVKADSSNLMLGHIVLFNSEFQQLREVAATRGPIHFIDCVRHRPAETVMKFPGENPLFATMVHDLYAVQALLGNSEPARFSSQYHRTSRCEIDLALAQLTWADGPIASFAASYLTPSGMPPRGFDRMEVFGAGWSARISPNPRPIEVWDERASWPLALEIRAGQGSATGMMAEELRCFCRVVRGEQAVPAGATFADAMQVQGWMERLAAIAQ; from the coding sequence ATGCAGCCTGTCAAAATCGGCGTCGTCGGTCTCGGGCGTTTCGGGCGACTGCATGCGTTGACGTTGGCGAAGTTGGCCGAAGCGGAACTCGTCGGCCTCGTCGCGCGGCGGCAGGAAAGCCTGGCCGCAGTGGCGAATGAGTTGCCCGGCGTGCGCGGCTGGACCGATCTATCGCGCGCGATTGCCGAATCCGATGCCGAAGCGTGGGTTGTCGCCTGCTCGACGGCAGAGCATGTGGCCGTGACGAGTGCGCTGTTACGGGCCGGCAAATGCGTGCTGCTGGAAAAGCCGATTGCCGATAATCTGGCGGACGCTCAGCAACTCTCTTCGCTGGTGAAAGCCGATTCCAGCAACCTGATGCTCGGCCACATCGTTCTTTTCAACAGCGAGTTTCAGCAACTGCGTGAAGTGGCGGCCACTCGCGGCCCGATTCATTTCATCGACTGCGTCCGCCATCGGCCGGCTGAGACGGTCATGAAGTTTCCCGGCGAGAATCCACTGTTCGCCACGATGGTTCACGATCTGTACGCGGTGCAAGCTTTGCTCGGTAACTCAGAGCCGGCGCGATTCAGCTCGCAGTATCATCGCACTTCGCGCTGCGAGATCGATCTGGCGCTCGCGCAACTAACTTGGGCCGACGGCCCGATTGCTTCGTTCGCGGCTTCTTATCTCACGCCGTCTGGCATGCCGCCGCGTGGCTTCGACCGGATGGAGGTTTTCGGCGCAGGTTGGTCGGCGCGGATCTCGCCGAATCCGCGGCCAATCGAAGTGTGGGACGAGCGCGCTTCTTGGCCGCTGGCTCTCGAGATTCGAGCAGGGCAGGGGAGTGCGACGGGAATGATGGCCGAGGAGCTGCGTTGTTTTTGCCGAGTAGTGCGCGGCGAACAGGCGGTTCCTGCCGGAGCCACCTTTGCCGATGCGATGCAGGTGCAAGGTTGGATGGAGCGACTCGCTGCGATCGCTCAATAA
- a CDS encoding Kelch repeat-containing protein: protein MWRFLWLIFLATTSLSAAEPLNWQKVTADAGWQPRDSQGEVVFKDQLWIFGGWFDSFHEPPRDVWSSTDGKAWKLVEKDAPWKHSDLPMTLVFNDRMWFMGGWYKGRLPGHSASSEVWSSADGNKWEQATATAGWTPRIAAGSVVFQNKMWVLGGTENYYFGDDKSLKNDVWYSADGKAWKQATADAGWSPRAYHQAAVLGNKIYIFGGGSYVPKYQAVNDVWSSDDGVHWQQETAAAPWSARLWFSTAVYRNKIWVIGGWSNNPAKNWNDVWYSADGKEWKELKTETKWKERHEHSAFVFQDKLWIAGGHAQPLSSEVWSLELPKDWTGTGE from the coding sequence ATGTGGCGTTTTCTATGGTTGATTTTCCTGGCGACAACATCGCTCTCTGCTGCGGAACCGCTGAATTGGCAGAAGGTCACCGCCGACGCCGGTTGGCAGCCGCGCGATTCGCAGGGCGAGGTTGTCTTCAAGGATCAGCTCTGGATCTTCGGCGGTTGGTTCGATTCCTTCCACGAGCCGCCGCGCGATGTGTGGAGCTCGACCGACGGCAAAGCGTGGAAGCTCGTGGAGAAAGACGCGCCGTGGAAACACAGCGACCTGCCGATGACGCTGGTCTTCAATGACCGCATGTGGTTCATGGGAGGCTGGTATAAGGGCCGCTTGCCGGGACATTCGGCAAGTAGCGAAGTCTGGTCCTCGGCGGATGGCAACAAGTGGGAACAAGCGACCGCGACGGCTGGTTGGACGCCGCGGATCGCCGCTGGGTCCGTCGTGTTTCAAAATAAAATGTGGGTTCTCGGCGGCACCGAGAACTACTACTTCGGCGACGACAAGAGTTTGAAGAACGACGTCTGGTATTCCGCTGACGGCAAAGCGTGGAAGCAAGCGACGGCCGATGCGGGCTGGTCGCCGCGTGCTTATCACCAAGCCGCGGTGCTTGGCAACAAGATTTATATTTTTGGCGGCGGCAGCTATGTGCCCAAGTATCAAGCCGTGAACGACGTCTGGTCGTCGGACGACGGCGTGCATTGGCAGCAAGAAACCGCCGCAGCGCCGTGGTCGGCCCGGCTGTGGTTTTCAACGGCGGTCTATCGCAACAAGATCTGGGTCATCGGCGGCTGGTCGAACAATCCCGCGAAGAATTGGAACGATGTGTGGTACTCGGCGGATGGCAAGGAGTGGAAAGAGCTCAAAACCGAAACGAAGTGGAAGGAACGCCACGAGCACAGCGCTTTTGTGTTTCAGGACAAATTGTGGATCGCTGGTGGCCATGCGCAGCCGCTGAGCAGCGAGGTTTGGTCGCTGGAACTGCCAAAGGATTGGACCGGGACCGGAGAATAA
- a CDS encoding PVC-type heme-binding CxxCH protein, translating into MLTTVRSLLAIAFVFLLGGIASAQQLELKPGDHICIVGNTLAERMQHVGWLETRLHARYPQHQLVFRNLGYSADELTTRLRSKDFGTPDEWLRGEAKIPQPDKLNKDAPVRQNRFELTNTKADVIFAFFGYNESFAGQGGLEAFKKQLADQIDHWRAQKYNGKSAPQIVLFSPIAHEDLEDRNLPDGKENNVRLALYTKAMAEVATAKEIVFVDLFAPSQQAYAANKEPLTINGIHLNDLGDFYIAAAADAALFPGRTTAVQDPKALEPLRKAVVDKNFYWFHRYRTTDGFSVYGDRAFLRFTGGQSNYEVGQRELEVLDVQTANRDSRVWEIAQGKKVELAETNLPPFIPVVSNKPGPLPGGKHLFLDGEDAISRMTVHKDLKVELFASEADFPELASPVQMAFDPRGRLWVAVWPTYPHWKPTEPMNDKLLILEDTNGDGRADKCTPFVSDIHNPTGFEFWNGGVIVAMAPDILFLKDTDGDDKADVRISLLHGLDTADTHHTSNSFTLDPGGALYFQEGTFHHTQVETPWGAPRRVANGAVFRYEPRAQKFDVYVSHGFANPHGHVFDKWGEDVVIDGTGAVPTHGALFSGHVNYPNKHAGPPHVYQQRTRPCSGLEILSSSHFPEEFRGNLLVPNVIGFQGILQYKVDDTGSSLTATEVEPIVSSSDPNFRPADIEVGPDGAIYFTDWHNPIIGHMQHNLRDPNRNRTYGRVYRVTHKGRQLVEAPRIDAKQTIPQLLEVLKHPDDRVRYRARLELSARPTTDVIPAANQWYLSLDKKDVSYEHHMLEALWLHQHHNIVDLPLLRRELASPEFRARAAAVRVLCYWRDRVDEALPLLFTAAGDEHPKVRLEAVRAASFFTVPEAAEIALIAAELPTDDKLTYVQSETMKTLKPIVDAAAAAGQKITFKTPAGARYFLRNLSNEALLKEPRTREVFTELLYRPGLRDEQRQEAVVGLSNMEKKPQLRVVMDGIAEIDRRGANVDTSVIFDLIRLLTSRSAAELAPVRAELEGLAIKAKQPLLRQIGYVALIQVDDETTKAWKLASGDVKRLQDFVAAVPLVSDPNLKASLYAQIEPLLKGLPANLADPKHAGKGTFGRYIRVELPRRGTLTLAEVEVYSGDQNIARQGKASQKNTAYGGDAPRAIDGKTDSSYGSGTQTHTQENGDSPWWEVDLGDEYPIDSIAVFNRADELSSRLEGFTLRVLDAQRNDVWKQEKIAAPKLSSRFELGGGGPEGVIRHAAMQALAQIRGQEAKTFGLLAPFLKSADDRTAAIRALQRLPRSAWPKESAPELLQEVVTYVKSVPAANRTSPAALDALEFADALASLLPADAAKKSRAELSELGVRVIRLGTVFEKMSFDKDVLVVRAGKPVEFVLENSDLMPHNFVILQPGKLEEIGLQAEANSQKPEFAARQFVPNSPLVLLGSNLLQPRATQRLSFTAPKKPGVYPYVCTYPGHWRRMYGALYVVEDLDAYQADPEGYLAANKIEPSDPLLASNRPRTEWKLADLGPSVEQMKGRSFATGKQMFTVANCIACHKVDNVGNAFGPDLTKLDAKLTQLDVLKEVLDPSAKINEKFQTVQLLLTNGQAKTGLVLEETPDSLKLIENPLAKAEPITIKKSEIEERQLSKVSIMPKGLLDKLTKEEILDLIAFVHARGNKQHPLFGAGGHQHDHAH; encoded by the coding sequence CATCGCGTTCGTATTTCTGCTCGGCGGCATCGCCAGTGCTCAGCAGCTCGAACTGAAACCGGGCGATCACATCTGCATCGTCGGCAACACGCTCGCCGAGCGGATGCAACACGTCGGCTGGCTCGAGACTCGGCTGCATGCCCGCTACCCGCAGCATCAGCTGGTCTTTCGCAATCTCGGTTACTCTGCCGATGAGCTCACTACGCGGCTCCGCTCCAAAGACTTCGGCACGCCCGATGAATGGCTCCGCGGCGAAGCAAAAATCCCGCAGCCCGATAAGCTCAACAAAGATGCCCCGGTCCGCCAGAACCGCTTCGAGCTGACGAACACCAAAGCTGACGTCATCTTCGCGTTCTTCGGCTACAACGAATCGTTCGCAGGGCAGGGGGGGCTCGAAGCTTTTAAGAAGCAACTCGCCGATCAGATCGATCATTGGCGAGCACAAAAATACAACGGCAAGAGCGCGCCGCAGATCGTGCTCTTCTCACCGATCGCACACGAAGATCTCGAAGATCGCAACTTGCCCGATGGCAAGGAGAACAACGTCCGCCTGGCGCTGTACACGAAGGCGATGGCCGAAGTCGCCACAGCCAAAGAGATCGTCTTTGTTGATCTCTTCGCGCCGTCGCAACAAGCCTACGCTGCCAACAAAGAGCCGCTCACCATCAACGGCATTCACTTGAACGACCTCGGCGATTTCTACATCGCTGCCGCTGCCGATGCTGCCCTCTTTCCTGGCCGCACCACTGCCGTGCAAGATCCCAAGGCGCTCGAGCCGCTGCGCAAAGCAGTCGTCGACAAGAACTTCTACTGGTTCCATCGCTATCGCACGACCGACGGCTTTTCGGTCTACGGCGATCGCGCGTTCCTGCGTTTCACGGGCGGTCAATCGAACTACGAAGTCGGTCAGCGCGAGCTCGAAGTGCTCGACGTGCAGACAGCGAACCGCGACAGCCGAGTGTGGGAAATCGCTCAGGGAAAGAAAGTCGAACTGGCCGAGACCAATCTCCCGCCGTTCATTCCGGTCGTCAGCAACAAGCCCGGTCCGCTGCCGGGCGGCAAGCACTTGTTCCTCGACGGCGAAGATGCCATTTCGCGGATGACGGTGCACAAAGATCTGAAGGTTGAGCTCTTTGCCTCGGAAGCCGATTTTCCAGAGCTGGCCAGCCCGGTGCAGATGGCCTTTGATCCACGCGGCCGGTTGTGGGTCGCGGTCTGGCCGACCTATCCGCACTGGAAACCGACGGAGCCGATGAACGACAAGCTCCTCATTCTGGAAGACACCAACGGCGATGGCCGGGCCGACAAATGCACGCCCTTCGTCAGCGACATTCATAACCCGACCGGCTTTGAATTCTGGAACGGCGGCGTGATCGTGGCGATGGCGCCGGACATTCTCTTTCTCAAAGACACCGACGGCGACGATAAGGCCGACGTGCGCATCTCGCTGCTGCACGGCCTCGACACTGCCGATACGCATCACACCTCGAACAGCTTCACGCTCGATCCGGGCGGCGCGCTTTATTTTCAAGAAGGGACGTTCCATCACACGCAGGTCGAGACTCCCTGGGGTGCGCCGCGGCGCGTCGCCAATGGCGCGGTCTTTCGCTACGAACCGCGGGCTCAGAAGTTCGACGTTTACGTTTCGCACGGCTTCGCCAATCCGCACGGTCACGTCTTCGACAAATGGGGCGAAGACGTTGTGATCGACGGCACGGGCGCGGTTCCCACGCACGGCGCCCTCTTCTCGGGCCACGTCAACTATCCCAACAAGCACGCCGGCCCGCCGCATGTTTATCAACAGCGAACGCGCCCCTGCTCGGGACTCGAGATTCTCTCCAGCAGTCATTTTCCTGAAGAGTTTCGCGGCAACCTGCTCGTGCCGAACGTCATCGGTTTTCAAGGGATTCTACAGTACAAGGTCGACGACACCGGTTCGAGCCTGACGGCCACCGAAGTCGAGCCGATCGTGTCCAGCAGCGATCCCAACTTCCGCCCCGCCGATATCGAAGTTGGCCCGGATGGCGCCATCTATTTCACCGATTGGCACAACCCGATCATCGGCCACATGCAGCACAACTTGCGCGATCCCAATCGCAATCGCACGTATGGCCGTGTCTATCGCGTCACGCACAAGGGTCGCCAACTGGTAGAAGCCCCACGAATCGACGCCAAGCAGACCATTCCGCAGTTGCTCGAAGTGCTGAAGCACCCCGACGATCGCGTTCGTTATCGCGCTCGCCTCGAACTGAGCGCGCGGCCGACCACCGATGTGATTCCCGCCGCCAATCAGTGGTACCTGTCACTCGATAAGAAAGATGTGAGCTACGAACACCACATGCTGGAAGCACTGTGGCTGCATCAGCACCACAACATCGTCGATCTGCCGCTGCTGAGGCGCGAGCTCGCTTCGCCCGAGTTCCGCGCGCGGGCTGCCGCCGTTCGCGTTCTCTGCTATTGGCGCGATCGAGTCGATGAAGCGCTGCCGTTGCTGTTTACCGCGGCTGGCGACGAACATCCGAAGGTCCGCCTCGAAGCCGTTCGTGCAGCGAGCTTCTTTACGGTGCCCGAAGCGGCCGAAATTGCTCTGATCGCTGCCGAGCTACCCACGGATGACAAGCTGACCTACGTGCAGAGCGAAACGATGAAAACCTTGAAGCCGATCGTCGATGCTGCCGCAGCCGCGGGGCAGAAGATCACTTTCAAGACTCCGGCCGGCGCTCGCTACTTTCTGCGTAATCTTTCGAACGAAGCACTGCTGAAAGAACCGCGCACGCGAGAAGTCTTCACCGAGTTGCTTTATCGCCCGGGTCTGCGCGACGAACAGCGACAAGAAGCCGTCGTTGGTCTTTCGAACATGGAGAAGAAGCCGCAACTGCGAGTCGTGATGGACGGCATCGCCGAAATCGATCGCCGCGGCGCGAATGTCGATACCAGTGTGATTTTCGATCTGATCCGCTTGCTCACCAGTCGCAGCGCTGCGGAACTCGCGCCGGTTCGCGCGGAGCTCGAAGGGCTCGCGATCAAAGCGAAGCAACCACTGCTCCGCCAAATCGGTTACGTCGCGCTGATCCAAGTCGACGACGAAACGACCAAGGCTTGGAAGCTAGCCAGCGGTGATGTGAAACGGCTGCAGGATTTTGTCGCTGCCGTGCCGCTCGTTTCCGATCCGAATTTGAAAGCCAGTTTGTATGCTCAGATCGAGCCGCTGCTCAAGGGCTTGCCGGCGAACCTCGCCGATCCGAAGCATGCCGGCAAGGGAACCTTCGGCCGTTACATTCGCGTCGAACTTCCCCGCCGCGGCACGCTGACGCTGGCCGAAGTGGAAGTTTATTCGGGCGATCAAAACATCGCACGTCAGGGCAAAGCATCGCAAAAGAACACAGCCTACGGCGGCGATGCCCCGCGGGCCATCGACGGCAAAACTGACTCCAGCTACGGCAGCGGTACGCAAACCCACACCCAGGAAAATGGCGATTCGCCCTGGTGGGAAGTCGATCTCGGTGATGAATATCCGATCGATAGCATCGCGGTCTTCAACCGGGCCGATGAACTGAGTAGCCGGCTCGAAGGCTTCACGCTGCGAGTGCTCGACGCGCAACGGAACGATGTGTGGAAGCAAGAGAAGATCGCGGCGCCGAAGCTCAGCAGCCGTTTTGAACTCGGCGGCGGAGGCCCGGAAGGCGTGATCCGCCATGCAGCCATGCAGGCTCTCGCGCAGATCCGCGGTCAGGAAGCAAAAACGTTTGGACTCCTCGCGCCGTTCCTCAAATCGGCCGATGATCGCACTGCGGCCATCCGTGCGCTGCAACGTTTGCCGCGCTCGGCTTGGCCGAAGGAAAGTGCGCCGGAGTTGCTGCAAGAAGTAGTGACGTATGTGAAGAGCGTACCGGCCGCGAACCGCACTTCGCCGGCGGCGCTCGACGCGCTCGAATTCGCCGACGCGCTCGCTTCGCTCCTGCCTGCCGACGCGGCGAAGAAGTCTCGCGCCGAACTCAGCGAGCTCGGCGTGCGGGTGATTCGCCTCGGCACGGTCTTTGAAAAGATGTCGTTCGATAAAGATGTGCTCGTCGTTCGCGCCGGCAAACCGGTGGAGTTCGTGCTCGAAAACTCCGACCTCATGCCGCACAACTTCGTCATTCTGCAGCCCGGCAAACTCGAAGAGATCGGCTTGCAAGCCGAAGCTAATTCGCAGAAGCCCGAGTTCGCGGCCCGGCAGTTCGTGCCGAATTCGCCGCTCGTGCTGCTCGGCAGCAACTTGCTGCAGCCGCGAGCGACTCAACGGTTGAGCTTCACGGCGCCGAAGAAGCCGGGCGTTTATCCGTACGTTTGCACGTATCCCGGTCACTGGCGACGGATGTACGGCGCGCTGTACGTCGTCGAAGATCTCGACGCTTATCAGGCCGATCCGGAAGGTTATCTCGCGGCGAACAAGATCGAGCCCAGCGATCCTCTGCTGGCCAGCAATCGCCCGCGCACCGAATGGAAGCTGGCCGATCTCGGTCCCTCCGTCGAACAGATGAAAGGCCGTTCGTTCGCGACCGGCAAGCAGATGTTCACGGTGGCAAATTGCATTGCCTGTCACAAGGTCGACAACGTCGGCAATGCATTTGGTCCGGATCTGACGAAGCTCGACGCGAAGCTGACGCAACTCGACGTGCTCAAGGAAGTCCTCGATCCATCGGCCAAGATCAACGAGAAATTCCAGACGGTGCAACTGCTCCTCACGAACGGCCAGGCCAAGACGGGCCTTGTGCTGGAGGAAACGCCCGACTCGCTGAAGTTGATCGAGAACCCGCTGGCGAAAGCCGAGCCGATCACGATCAAGAAGAGCGAGATCGAGGAACGGCAACTATCGAAGGTCTCGATCATGCCGAAGGGCTTGCTCGACAAACTAACCAAGGAAGAAATTCTCGACCTGATCGCGTTCGTGCATGCCCGCGGCAACAAACAGCACCCGCTGTTTGGCGCTGGTGGCCATCAGCACGATCACGCTCATTAA